From Penicillium psychrofluorescens genome assembly, chromosome: 6, one genomic window encodes:
- a CDS encoding uncharacterized protein (ID:PFLUO_008513-T1.cds;~source:funannotate) — protein HSAGRNIDPRSLFCLIGIAIRMATRIGVHRDGAQFGLSPFETEQRRKLWWQLAALDKRMAEMTGSAITALSSSGSDCRLPLNVNDADLYLHSNEPPNPYNGPTEMLFCLTRIELLIAADPTSIRPNSTTIKNPQKHTNSAACPDTSIGEGRRPSSHDLDRYCSYIESVYLKHCDPKIPVQLLTLMLTRGALCKLRVVEFMCRGIPTSTLSDHERDALFLAAIRMLEYDDVIYTTESLRGFLWYMQTQGPLPGYIFLISELRERTTGVLCERAWKAICDNHEHRNFIRNIGNPIHVGFMHATIRAWDAREEAELQLGRTIEPPSLVSLNRQFTTHRKASRKDSQPAQNESLQHQPESGLLESGRMDQAETIVDDNLTMPPLDPVTDIYGAAFGSYDQTNWAYLMQPCVLGDFFHGSRTHFPQGGGF, from the coding sequence CACAGCGCTGGTCGCAATATTGATCCTCGATCTCTGTTCTGTTTGATTGGAATTGCCATCCGCATGGCAACTCGCATTGGCGTGCATCGAGATGGTGCTCAATTTGGCCTTTCACCATTTGAGACTGAGCAGCGACGGAAACTCTGGTGGCAGCTGGCTGCACTAGATAAACGAATGGCCGAAATGACGGGCTCTGCCATCAccgctctctcttcttctggatcagatTGTCGGCTCCCGCTCAACGTAAATGACGCAGATTTATATCTGCATTCTAACGAGCCACCAAACCCCTACAATGGCCCAACAGAGATGCTATTCTGTCTTACTCGCATCGAACTACTTATCGCGGCTGATCCAACCAGCATTCGACCCAATTCGACAACTATCAAGAACCCACAAAAGCACACAAACTCGGCGGCATGTCCCGATACTAGCATTGGTGAAGGACGCCGGCCGTCCTCCCATGATCTGGATAGATATTGTTCTTACATAGAATCGGTCTACCTAAAGCACTGCGACCCGAAAATTCCAGTTCAACTCCTCACATTGATGTTAACCCGAGGCGCCCTCTGCAAACTTCGCGTTGTCGAGTTCATGTGTCGAGGCATTCCCACGTCTACCCTCAGCGATCACGAACGCGATGCTCTCTTCCTGGCTGCTATCAGGATGCTAGAGTATGACGATGTGATCTATACTACTGAAAGCCTGCGCGGCTTCTTGTGGTACATGCAGACCCAAGGACCCTTGCCGGGCTACATCTTCCTCATCAGCGAGTTACGCGAACGCACTACGGGCGTACTATGTGAACGTGCCTGGAAAGCCATCTGCGACAACCATGAACATAGAAACTTTATTCGCAACATCGGAAATCCCATACATGTTGGATTCATGCACGCTACAATCAGGGCTTGGGACGCTCGTGAGGAAGCTGAGCTTCAACTTGGCAGGACCATTGAGCCACCTAGTCTGGTAAGTTTGAACCGACAGTTCACTACACATAGGAAAGCCTCTCGAAAGGACTCTCAGCCAGCACAGAATGAAAGTCTTCAACACCAGCCTGAGAGTGGACTACTTGAATCAGGGAGAATGGATCAGGCCGAAACGATCGTTGATGACAACTTGACGATGCCCCCTCTCGACCCTGTCACTGATATCTATGGAGCTGCATTCGGGAGCTATGATCAGACAAATTGGGCATATCTAATGCAGCCTTGCGTGCTAGGCGACTTTTTCCATGGTTCGAGAACCCACTTCCCGCAGGGGGGTGGATTCTGA